Part of the Candidatus Zymogenus saltonus genome is shown below.
CGGGAATATCGTTAAGGACCCTTTTTCAGATATTTGGAACAACAAGAAATATCAGAAGTTGAGGAGGTCGTTCAACGAGAATCGTCCCCCCTCCTTCTGTCGGGAGTGCCTCTCCGGGACATACACCGACGTAAACAGTGAGAAGTGTCATATATCCTGCAGGCTGGGGTGATTAATTGATTAAATCTGTCTTCGGATGAACTATTCAACGGCTTAAGAGGTTCGTCTTGTACTCCATCTTTTTTTCTTGTCATCGTCCGCCTACTGTGATAATTCTTTGGGCTGAGGATAGACTTTAAGAGGAACCATACGATGAAAGACCTGATCAAAAGGGCGGCATGGGACATCTTCGGCGCCCAGCACGTGGTGGCGTTGACCGGCGCAGGCGTGTCCACCGAGTCGGGCATCCCCGATTTCAGGAGCCCGGGCGGCCTCTGGGAAAAATACGATCCGATGGAGTTCATGTATGACCGTTTCATCTCGGACCCGAAGAGGATATGGGAGATGAGCACCAAGATGAAGCACGAGGGCGATCTCGACATGGCCGAGGCGAAGCCGAATCCGGCCCACATCGCCCTTGCGGAGTTGGAGGCAATGGGTTTTATCAAGTGCGTAATCACCCAAAACGTGGACAACCTCCATCAAAAGGGTGGGAGCAAAGACGTAATCGAGTTTCACGGAAACCTCCTGTTCGGCCGCTGCATCAGTTGTTCCCTGCGGTTTTCGCTTTCCGAGGTCGAGGAGATCATAGCCAAAAACGGCCTTCCCCCGAGGTGCAAAAAGTGCGAGGGTATCTTGAAGCCGGACGCCGTATTCTTCGGCGAGCCTATACCGCCGGAGGCCCTCCAGAGGTCGATTAGCGAGGCTAAAAAGGCGGACGTGATGATAGTGGCCGGGACTTCAGCGGTGGTCTATCCAGCGGCGGAGCTGCCCTTCGTCGCAAAGAGGGGGGGCGGATTCTTCTCCACATCAGTTACGGAGCCGTCTCCGAACGTCGGTGCCGTGGTTATCGAGGTCAACGATGAGCCGACGCAGCTGACGGGAAGGGTGTCTGACTACCTGATTCAGGGAAAGGT
Proteins encoded:
- a CDS encoding NAD-dependent deacylase, yielding MKDLIKRAAWDIFGAQHVVALTGAGVSTESGIPDFRSPGGLWEKYDPMEFMYDRFISDPKRIWEMSTKMKHEGDLDMAEAKPNPAHIALAELEAMGFIKCVITQNVDNLHQKGGSKDVIEFHGNLLFGRCISCSLRFSLSEVEEIIAKNGLPPRCKKCEGILKPDAVFFGEPIPPEALQRSISEAKKADVMIVAGTSAVVYPAAELPFVAKRGGGFFSTSVTEPSPNVGAVVIEVNDEPTQLTGRVSDYLIQGKVGTILPEIVEEVKALMKDKTH